A stretch of Candidatus Omnitrophota bacterium DNA encodes these proteins:
- a CDS encoding helix-turn-helix domain-containing protein, whose amino-acid sequence MKRLLNVEELAEYLNLQKQTIYNWLSQEKLAGMKIGGVWRFDKREIDKWLRSQARKPKI is encoded by the coding sequence ATGAAAAGACTCCTCAACGTCGAAGAGCTGGCAGAATACCTAAATCTCCAGAAACAAACGATTTATAACTGGTTAAGCCAGGAAAAGCTTGCCGGCATGAAAATCGGCGGAGTATGGCGTTTTGACAAACGTGAAATTGACAAATGGTTACGCTCTCAGGCCAGGAAACCTAAAATTTAA
- a CDS encoding biopolymer transporter ExbD codes for MRFKRQTKIEYGLDQINIAPLIDVIFLLLIFFMLTSSFTFQSGINVKLPKAVTSDIIQDENIVIVITSENLIYLNNALRTIKELKAELEKPARKDRPLLIKADRRASVGRIVDVWDLCRSLGIEKINIATNQDL; via the coding sequence ATGCGTTTCAAACGCCAGACTAAAATTGAATACGGACTCGACCAGATCAACATCGCGCCTCTGATCGATGTCATTTTCCTGCTGTTGATTTTTTTCATGCTGACGTCCTCGTTCACGTTCCAGAGCGGCATCAACGTCAAGCTGCCCAAGGCCGTGACGAGCGACATCATCCAAGATGAAAACATCGTCATTGTCATCACCAGCGAGAACTTGATCTACCTGAACAATGCCCTGCGGACCATCAAGGAACTCAAGGCGGAGCTGGAAAAACCGGCGCGTAAAGACCGCCCCTTGCTGATCAAGGCCGACCGGCGGGCGTCCGTCGGAAGGATCGTGGATGTCTGGGATCTTTGCCGATCCCTGGGGATAGAAAAGATCAACATCGCGACGAATCAAGACCTCTGA
- a CDS encoding tetratricopeptide repeat protein, whose product MHLKSQCLFLFLILAAIASGTPLLSPAAAAEPASADSKGKELFLVAQKAFEDGFYDVAMRYIDQFLKEYPKSEKRVQAQLLLGQCYFFKSQYLKAFDTFQGLLQYPEYKDATLFWLGETYFKGSDYKQAEKQYQELIDLYPESIYLPQAYYSLAWAHFEDGNFDEAKKNFQRMMKRFPAHQLAEDAAFKLGECAYNLGAYENAVEYFKNYVLKYPPSNRHADAYFYIAESYYYMEDYLTAVTYYAKTADIAYGAKVVYLSDVSMGWSYLKLKKYDLAQKYFDEALAVAKEKNLLTDDYYLGQASLHAQQGENDKAVAAYATLVEQFPNSPRIADAYLGKANINYAQKNFPQAILEYQTIIDTYANDATKADIVEKAYYGLAWTHLKSGNVDASIRTFEKIMNTTKSKVVKISALTQIGDAYQDINQLEKAIDIYDVILRDYPDNVFNDYVQFRQGIALLKLNKLEAATLSLQSLQANFSNSKYLKEGKYYLGVAYFKKKDWNNTIAYIQDFLEGLPAGNEFASEARYLLGQSYFNLEQYDKSLQVFRHILQVYPEETNIVMVAEFNSAKCLYQMGQPEEAVKTFQKVYQSYPGAELAQNSLIWLGDYALEQGNTEGAVQSYEEFLTQFPGSPKLNLVRYQLGQAFLRQENVEKALEQYKLISPAPDMEIYAKARLAIADILSQKMDEPTAVQTYQSVIETVPEFKRDAYVKMAELYAANKNTDKTIESYKSALAADRGLSAMTNAEIQFRIADMYELQNDTARALDEYFKIPSLYLPETAWVVKAYLRMARIYEDQEGWEEAATTYRKIQDLKTEEAKYAQERLDWIQENIFKTSPR is encoded by the coding sequence ATGCATTTGAAATCACAATGTCTTTTCCTCTTTCTGATCCTGGCGGCGATCGCCTCCGGGACGCCGCTCTTGTCGCCGGCCGCGGCCGCCGAACCGGCTTCGGCAGATTCCAAGGGAAAAGAGCTCTTTCTCGTCGCCCAGAAGGCCTTTGAAGACGGATTTTATGACGTGGCCATGCGCTACATCGACCAATTTCTCAAAGAATACCCCAAGAGCGAAAAACGCGTCCAGGCCCAGCTGCTTTTGGGGCAGTGTTACTTCTTCAAAAGCCAATATTTAAAAGCCTTTGACACCTTCCAGGGACTTCTGCAATACCCGGAATACAAAGACGCGACCCTGTTCTGGCTGGGAGAGACCTATTTCAAGGGGTCCGATTACAAACAAGCCGAAAAGCAATATCAGGAACTGATCGACTTGTATCCGGAGTCCATTTACCTTCCGCAGGCGTATTATTCGCTGGCCTGGGCCCATTTTGAAGACGGCAATTTTGACGAGGCCAAAAAAAATTTCCAGAGGATGATGAAACGTTTTCCCGCGCACCAGCTCGCTGAAGACGCGGCCTTCAAACTCGGGGAGTGCGCGTATAACCTCGGGGCCTACGAAAACGCCGTTGAATATTTCAAGAATTACGTCCTGAAATACCCTCCGTCCAACCGGCACGCGGACGCCTATTTCTACATCGCGGAATCCTACTATTATATGGAAGATTACCTGACGGCCGTGACCTATTACGCCAAGACGGCGGACATCGCCTACGGCGCCAAGGTCGTTTATCTGTCGGACGTCAGCATGGGATGGAGCTATCTCAAACTGAAAAAATACGACCTGGCCCAGAAATATTTCGATGAGGCCCTGGCCGTGGCCAAAGAGAAAAACCTTCTGACGGACGATTATTACCTCGGCCAGGCCAGCCTGCACGCCCAGCAGGGAGAGAACGACAAGGCCGTGGCCGCCTACGCGACCCTGGTCGAGCAATTTCCCAACAGCCCGCGCATCGCCGACGCCTACCTCGGCAAGGCCAACATCAATTACGCCCAAAAAAACTTTCCCCAGGCCATCCTGGAGTATCAGACGATCATCGACACCTATGCCAACGACGCTACCAAGGCCGACATCGTGGAGAAGGCCTATTACGGCCTGGCCTGGACACACCTCAAGTCCGGGAACGTCGACGCCTCGATCCGGACGTTTGAAAAAATCATGAACACGACAAAAAGCAAGGTCGTCAAGATCAGCGCCCTGACCCAGATCGGAGACGCTTACCAGGACATCAACCAGCTCGAAAAAGCCATTGATATCTATGACGTCATCCTGAGGGATTATCCCGACAACGTGTTCAACGATTATGTCCAGTTCCGCCAGGGGATCGCGCTCTTGAAACTCAACAAACTCGAGGCCGCCACACTGTCCCTTCAGAGCCTGCAGGCCAATTTTTCCAACAGCAAATATCTGAAGGAAGGGAAATATTATCTCGGGGTGGCCTATTTCAAGAAAAAGGACTGGAACAATACCATCGCCTACATCCAGGACTTTCTGGAAGGGCTGCCGGCCGGCAATGAATTCGCCTCCGAAGCCAGATACCTTCTGGGCCAGTCGTACTTCAACCTGGAGCAGTACGATAAAAGCCTGCAAGTTTTCCGGCATATCCTGCAGGTCTACCCGGAGGAAACAAACATTGTCATGGTGGCCGAGTTCAACTCGGCCAAATGCCTGTACCAAATGGGACAGCCCGAAGAGGCGGTCAAAACGTTTCAAAAAGTTTACCAGAGCTACCCAGGCGCCGAACTCGCCCAGAATTCCCTGATATGGCTCGGAGATTACGCCCTGGAACAAGGCAACACAGAGGGGGCTGTCCAATCGTACGAAGAATTCCTGACCCAATTCCCCGGCAGCCCCAAACTGAACCTCGTGCGTTATCAGCTCGGGCAGGCATTCCTGAGGCAGGAAAATGTTGAAAAAGCGCTGGAGCAATACAAATTGATCTCCCCGGCCCCGGACATGGAGATTTACGCCAAGGCGCGGCTTGCCATCGCCGACATCCTCTCGCAAAAGATGGACGAGCCGACCGCGGTGCAAACCTACCAGAGCGTCATTGAGACCGTTCCCGAGTTCAAAAGGGACGCCTACGTCAAAATGGCCGAACTCTACGCCGCAAATAAAAACACCGATAAAACCATCGAGTCCTACAAGAGCGCCCTCGCCGCCGACAGAGGATTGAGCGCGATGACCAACGCCGAGATCCAATTCCGGATCGCCGACATGTATGAGCTCCAAAACGATACCGCCAGGGCCCTGGACGAATATTTCAAGATTCCGTCGCTGTACCTTCCGGAAACCGCCTGGGTCGTCAAGGCCTATCTGCGCATGGCCCGGATTTACGAGGACCAGGAAGGCTGGGAGGAAGCGGCCACCACATACCGCAAAATCCAGGACCTCAAAACGGAAGAAGCCAAATACGCGCAGGAGCGCCTGGACTGGATCCAGGAAAACATTTTTAAGACGAGCCCCCGTTAA
- the pilM gene encoding pilus assembly protein PilM produces the protein MRDYKELLSSLSAPGKGQLGLYWGDQAFTFIATERGSAAKTLQVPFNTPIEAYQSQQIPEGLRYTTLIQKALRDLNIPVKKINLSLPAKDLIFRSFVIPWMNPEEVKNVVDFEAIKYMPIKLENLVYTYHPVNFTENSQKNIRILFVAIRKDVLEKYTGILENAGLEAENIEPAPVSLIRLLQKKGHVKDSHATAVIEFGAQIANITIVDQGVVHFVREFPLPPQEQMKGEAEAAETAEAKIFNDIRVSLSFYSRQNPLGKVDRIIAVSFQDLSKFSKRLSENLSLPVSSINATALFKSHEPVYDVGFLNAFGTALRDRKYSSANFDLSPKTLRLRVPGVVTGMDGNRIKVTGMVLALSIATVGLVYIIANQMVSGYKTHLIDLQSKQGKYEVTTAEEIETLKTETLTKLAAYKDIRMKSGISNYLSVIPQVLPEGTWLRNWEIRYEDIRDATNAVTSKISINLDGYVYMQNANEQFRVATQLAAKLGANKDFAKGFSSIDLVTVKQEIVNNYSATYFKIVCK, from the coding sequence ATGCGAGATTATAAAGAATTACTCAGCAGTTTATCCGCCCCGGGGAAAGGCCAGCTGGGACTCTACTGGGGAGACCAGGCCTTTACGTTTATCGCAACGGAAAGGGGGAGCGCTGCCAAGACTCTGCAAGTTCCTTTTAACACTCCGATCGAAGCCTACCAATCCCAGCAGATCCCGGAAGGCCTCCGTTATACGACCCTGATCCAGAAGGCCCTGCGGGACCTGAATATTCCGGTTAAAAAAATCAACCTGTCCCTGCCAGCCAAAGATCTCATTTTCCGGTCGTTCGTCATCCCGTGGATGAATCCGGAAGAGGTGAAAAACGTCGTTGATTTCGAGGCGATCAAATACATGCCGATCAAACTCGAAAACCTTGTCTACACCTATCATCCCGTCAATTTCACGGAAAACAGTCAAAAAAACATCCGGATCCTTTTTGTCGCCATCCGTAAAGACGTCCTGGAAAAATATACAGGCATCCTCGAGAATGCCGGATTAGAGGCCGAGAACATCGAGCCGGCACCGGTCAGCTTAATCCGGCTTCTCCAGAAAAAGGGGCATGTCAAAGACAGCCATGCCACGGCCGTGATTGAATTCGGGGCCCAGATCGCCAATATCACCATTGTCGATCAAGGCGTTGTGCACTTCGTCAGAGAATTCCCCCTGCCGCCCCAGGAACAAATGAAAGGGGAGGCAGAGGCCGCAGAAACGGCGGAAGCCAAAATTTTCAACGACATCCGCGTGTCTTTGAGTTTCTACTCCCGCCAGAACCCCCTGGGCAAGGTGGACCGCATCATTGCGGTGTCGTTCCAGGATCTCTCAAAATTTTCCAAGCGTTTGTCAGAGAACCTGTCGCTGCCGGTCTCCTCCATCAACGCCACCGCGCTTTTCAAATCTCATGAACCAGTTTATGACGTCGGATTCCTGAACGCCTTTGGGACCGCCCTGCGCGACCGGAAATACTCCTCGGCCAACTTTGACCTGTCCCCCAAGACACTGAGACTCAGGGTTCCCGGGGTAGTCACCGGCATGGATGGGAACAGGATCAAAGTGACGGGCATGGTCCTGGCCCTGTCCATCGCAACGGTCGGCTTAGTGTATATCATCGCCAACCAAATGGTGTCCGGCTACAAAACGCACCTCATCGACCTGCAAAGCAAACAGGGGAAGTACGAAGTCACCACCGCCGAGGAGATCGAGACGCTCAAAACCGAGACGTTGACCAAACTCGCCGCTTATAAGGACATCCGGATGAAAAGCGGCATCTCCAACTATCTGTCCGTGATCCCCCAGGTCCTGCCCGAGGGGACATGGCTGAGGAACTGGGAAATCCGGTACGAAGACATCCGGGACGCCACCAACGCCGTGACCTCCAAAATTTCCATCAATTTGGACGGTTATGTCTACATGCAAAACGCCAACGAGCAATTCCGCGTCGCAACGCAACTCGCGGCCAAGCTCGGCGCCAACAAGGATTTTGCCAAAGGATTTTCTTCCATCGACCTGGTGACCGTCAAACAGGAAATCGTCAACAACTATTCCGCCACCTATTTTAAGATTGTCTGCAAATAA
- a CDS encoding MotA/TolQ/ExbB proton channel family protein yields the protein MGIWEMNLGHLIVAGGPIMVPIIICSILALAIVLGKLFYFSSISADTVKLKNDVFDLVKNNQIKEAVKLCNDSPSPVAKILKAGVLKFGCPREEIKEAMEDVSLFEIPKLEKRLTALATIANISPLLGLLGTVTGMTGSFHTIQVRAASMNPVTPGDLAGGIWEALLTTVAGLMVAIPAFVAYNYCVSRVNAFILDMERAATELVNFLCHLSESRSAAIEG from the coding sequence ATGGGAATTTGGGAAATGAACTTAGGACACCTGATCGTCGCCGGAGGGCCGATCATGGTCCCCATCATCATCTGCTCGATCCTGGCGCTGGCCATCGTCCTGGGCAAACTGTTTTATTTTTCCAGCATCTCCGCCGATACGGTCAAACTCAAAAACGACGTGTTTGACCTGGTCAAAAACAATCAGATCAAAGAAGCCGTCAAGCTTTGCAACGACAGCCCGTCACCGGTGGCCAAGATCCTCAAGGCCGGTGTGTTGAAGTTCGGCTGTCCCCGCGAGGAGATCAAGGAGGCGATGGAGGACGTCAGCCTCTTCGAGATCCCGAAGCTGGAAAAACGCCTGACCGCCCTGGCCACCATTGCCAACATCTCGCCCCTGCTGGGACTTTTAGGGACCGTCACGGGGATGACCGGCAGTTTCCACACCATCCAGGTCCGGGCCGCCAGCATGAACCCTGTGACCCCGGGGGACCTGGCCGGCGGGATATGGGAAGCGCTCCTGACCACCGTGGCGGGACTCATGGTCGCCATTCCGGCCTTCGTCGCCTACAATTACTGCGTCAGCCGGGTGAATGCGTTTATCCTGGACATGGAACGGGCGGCGACAGAACTGGTGAATTTCCTCTGCCACCTCTCCGAATCCCGGTCCGCCGCCATCGAAGGGTAA
- the pilO gene encoding type 4a pilus biogenesis protein PilO encodes MADFIKKLQSIDVKDLKNLDYQKILQDVKKRPDIIISSAVVVMALLISINLVSSHFRESQSLRNDIATLERKLSVVEDYKKVRDEMDAFMAQIPAPMAEQDLINILTDIAVKRRVQIESYTPGRKQGEKLYDLVSIQMNISAREYSDLWLFIYDIEQSELPMRIENWTGSLKSAMGETGSGQSGGAGIFVTLEVAAINIKK; translated from the coding sequence ATGGCCGACTTCATCAAAAAACTCCAGAGCATCGACGTCAAAGACCTGAAGAACCTCGACTACCAGAAAATCCTCCAGGACGTTAAAAAGAGGCCGGACATCATCATCAGCAGCGCGGTCGTGGTCATGGCCCTGCTCATCTCGATCAACCTCGTGTCCAGTCACTTCCGGGAATCCCAGTCCCTGCGCAATGACATTGCCACGCTCGAACGGAAGCTGAGCGTGGTTGAGGATTACAAAAAAGTCCGGGACGAAATGGACGCGTTCATGGCCCAGATCCCCGCTCCGATGGCCGAACAGGACCTGATCAACATCCTCACAGATATCGCCGTCAAAAGACGCGTCCAGATCGAATCCTACACCCCGGGCCGGAAACAAGGCGAAAAACTTTACGATCTGGTCAGCATCCAGATGAACATTTCTGCCAGGGAATATTCGGACCTGTGGCTTTTCATCTATGATATCGAACAATCTGAGCTCCCGATGCGCATTGAAAATTGGACAGGGTCTTTGAAAAGCGCCATGGGGGAAACCGGCAGCGGACAGTCCGGGGGGGCGGGAATTTTCGTCACCCTGGAAGTCGCCGCTATCAACATCAAAAAATGA